A genomic region of Corallococcus macrosporus contains the following coding sequences:
- a CDS encoding GNAT family N-acetyltransferase: protein MSAPLPTTLRLLQSITDVPAPAWDALVDPGSVPFLEWGFLAALEESGSVVPERGWHPRHLTLWRGSRLIAAAPAYLKDDSHGEFVFDAAWATLAERAGLRYYPKLVLGVPFTPATGRRVLVAPGEHAPTREAELYNAALEYARAEGLSSVHVLFPTPEELPVLEAQGYALRLGVQYLWRNAGYRTFEDFLGRFRSKRRHQLQHERRAMEAQGISVRTLRGDALAEVDAACAHQLYVSTVDRYPWGVRSLTEDFFARLLAGFRHRCEFVEARREGRRVAGAFNFTGPSTLYGRYWGALEEHPFLHFNVCLYHPVEDCIARGLQRFEPGAGGEHKLTRGFEPHLTYSAHLFLHPGLDRAVRGFLAHERAAVESGLPLWWAETGFKERV, encoded by the coding sequence ATGTCCGCCCCGCTCCCCACCACGCTGCGCCTGCTTCAGTCCATCACCGACGTTCCCGCGCCGGCCTGGGACGCGCTCGTGGACCCGGGGTCGGTGCCCTTCCTGGAGTGGGGCTTCCTCGCCGCGCTGGAGGAGAGCGGCAGCGTGGTGCCCGAGCGCGGCTGGCACCCGCGCCACCTCACGCTGTGGCGGGGCTCGCGCCTCATCGCCGCCGCGCCCGCGTACCTCAAGGACGACAGCCACGGCGAGTTCGTCTTCGACGCCGCCTGGGCCACCCTCGCCGAGCGCGCGGGCCTGCGCTACTACCCCAAGCTCGTCCTGGGCGTGCCCTTCACCCCCGCCACCGGCCGCCGCGTGCTGGTGGCCCCCGGCGAGCACGCCCCCACCCGCGAGGCCGAGCTGTACAACGCCGCGCTGGAGTACGCGCGCGCGGAAGGGCTCTCCAGCGTCCATGTCCTCTTCCCCACCCCGGAGGAGCTGCCGGTGCTGGAGGCGCAGGGCTACGCGCTGCGGCTGGGCGTGCAGTACCTCTGGCGCAATGCGGGCTACCGGACGTTCGAGGACTTCCTCGGCCGCTTCCGCTCCAAGCGGCGGCACCAGCTTCAGCACGAGCGGCGCGCCATGGAGGCCCAGGGCATCAGCGTGCGCACGCTTCGCGGTGACGCGCTGGCGGAGGTGGACGCGGCCTGCGCCCACCAGCTCTACGTCTCCACGGTGGACCGCTACCCGTGGGGCGTTCGCTCGCTGACCGAGGACTTCTTCGCCCGCCTGCTCGCTGGCTTCCGCCACCGGTGTGAGTTCGTGGAGGCCCGCCGGGAAGGCCGCAGGGTGGCGGGCGCGTTCAACTTCACCGGGCCGAGCACGCTGTACGGGCGTTATTGGGGAGCGCTGGAGGAACATCCGTTCCTGCACTTCAACGTGTGCCTCTACCACCCGGTGGAGGACTGCATCGCCCGGGGCCTTCAGCGCTTCGAGCCCGGCGCGGGCGGCGAGCACAAGCTCACCCGGGGTTTCGAGCCGCACCTCACGTACAGTGCGCATCTGTTCCTCCACCCCGGCCTGGACCGGGCGGTGCGCGGCTTCCTGGCGCACGAGCGGGCAGCCGTCGAAAGCGGCCTGCCGCTGTGGTGGGCGGAGACGGGTTTCAAGGAGCGGGTCTGA
- a CDS encoding hybrid sensor histidine kinase/response regulator, with product MPVDPMLQPLVAGFAVEAQEVIQKVTMDLLELEREGLENDALAKIYTRLGRHLHTLKGSAASLGLQDLGDIAHKLEDALAPLKAHTQKMPRPVVDVLLHGLDLFMLRAQAHADGRGDYLPDPAAALAQLVASAPPPEESAVLPGGGFAQATPAEPGAPAASAPAVSAPASAPFNPFAEAPAPLEPAGESADAGWRVSANQVTSLMREVERLREVRLRVEERSRELERVSTLLAKQGLLAETAEARTLLSGTGRSLRTDGEETSDVVDALEEGLKAITTRPTRTILDPLQRMVRDLSRQLGKEARLSVVGAEVSLDRRLLEKLQGALVHILRNAVDHGLELPAEREKAGKHHEGALTLRVEQQGNLLYLEASDDGRGIDLHQVRKAAEKRGLVTAEEAARLNDNQVRDLIFAEGFSTRSDVTDTSGRGVGLDAVRATVEALQGRIEVSSTRGQGTRFVLTLPVDLGSSPVLMVRALEQFVGLPMLAVESTQLARPDMLRVGKRRTHLEYQGQLLPVVDLGARLGLRASSPPAEGQPLLIVQSGGKRVALGVDAVVGDRDLVIRPLPSEVRDVAAWQGAATLSRGELLLILRPDWVVSDSEKVTVSAVSRRALVVDDSLTARALHRAMLEAGGFQVHLAASGARALERLQADTYDVVICDLDMEEMDGIELIARLRENKDTRTLPVILVSAHDTQVARDRGLASGADGFLSKRECAAGRLLAEVLDVMSRRGSRA from the coding sequence ATGCCCGTTGATCCGATGCTGCAGCCGCTGGTCGCGGGCTTCGCCGTGGAGGCCCAGGAGGTCATCCAGAAGGTCACCATGGACCTGCTGGAGCTGGAGCGCGAGGGGCTGGAGAACGACGCGCTCGCGAAAATCTACACGCGGCTGGGCCGGCACCTGCACACGCTGAAGGGCAGCGCCGCGTCGCTGGGCCTCCAGGACCTGGGCGACATCGCGCACAAGCTGGAGGACGCGCTGGCGCCGCTCAAGGCGCACACGCAGAAGATGCCGCGCCCGGTGGTGGACGTGCTGCTGCACGGGCTGGACCTCTTCATGCTGCGCGCCCAGGCGCACGCGGACGGCCGGGGGGACTACCTGCCGGACCCCGCCGCCGCGCTGGCCCAGTTGGTCGCCTCCGCGCCGCCGCCGGAGGAGTCCGCCGTGCTGCCGGGCGGAGGCTTCGCGCAGGCCACGCCCGCCGAGCCTGGCGCTCCGGCCGCGAGTGCTCCGGCGGTCAGTGCCCCGGCCAGTGCCCCGTTCAACCCCTTCGCTGAAGCACCCGCCCCGCTGGAGCCCGCGGGCGAGTCCGCGGACGCCGGGTGGCGGGTGAGCGCCAACCAGGTCACGTCGCTGATGCGCGAGGTGGAGCGCCTGCGCGAGGTGCGCCTGCGCGTGGAGGAGCGCAGCCGCGAGCTGGAGCGGGTGTCCACGCTGCTCGCGAAGCAGGGCCTGCTGGCGGAGACCGCGGAGGCGCGCACGCTGCTGTCCGGCACGGGCCGCTCGCTGCGCACCGACGGCGAGGAGACGAGCGACGTCGTGGACGCGCTGGAGGAGGGCCTCAAGGCCATCACCACGCGCCCCACGCGCACCATCCTGGACCCCCTGCAGCGCATGGTGCGCGACCTGTCCCGCCAACTGGGCAAGGAGGCGCGGCTGTCGGTGGTGGGCGCGGAGGTGTCGCTGGACCGGCGCCTGCTGGAGAAGCTCCAGGGCGCGCTCGTGCACATCCTGCGCAACGCCGTGGACCACGGCCTGGAGCTGCCCGCCGAGCGCGAGAAGGCCGGCAAGCACCACGAGGGCGCGCTCACGCTGCGCGTGGAGCAGCAGGGCAACCTGCTGTACCTGGAGGCGAGCGACGACGGGCGCGGCATCGACCTGCACCAGGTGCGCAAGGCCGCGGAGAAGCGCGGGCTCGTGACGGCGGAGGAGGCGGCGCGGCTCAACGACAACCAGGTGCGTGACCTCATCTTCGCGGAGGGCTTCAGCACCCGCTCGGACGTGACGGACACCTCCGGGCGCGGCGTGGGCCTGGACGCGGTGCGCGCCACGGTGGAGGCCCTGCAGGGCCGCATCGAGGTGTCGAGCACGCGCGGGCAGGGCACTCGCTTCGTGCTGACCCTGCCGGTGGACCTGGGCAGCTCGCCGGTGCTGATGGTGCGCGCGCTGGAGCAGTTCGTGGGCCTGCCCATGCTGGCGGTGGAGTCCACGCAGCTGGCGCGCCCGGACATGCTGCGCGTGGGCAAGCGCCGCACGCACCTGGAATACCAGGGGCAGCTGCTGCCGGTGGTGGACCTGGGCGCGCGGCTGGGCCTGCGCGCGTCGTCTCCGCCCGCGGAAGGCCAGCCGCTGCTCATCGTGCAGAGCGGCGGCAAGCGCGTGGCGCTGGGCGTGGACGCGGTGGTGGGGGACCGGGACCTGGTCATCCGCCCGCTGCCGTCGGAGGTGCGCGACGTGGCGGCCTGGCAGGGCGCGGCGACGCTCAGCCGCGGTGAGCTGCTGCTCATCCTCCGGCCGGACTGGGTGGTGTCGGATTCGGAGAAGGTGACGGTGTCGGCGGTGAGCCGGCGGGCGCTGGTGGTGGATGACTCGCTCACCGCGCGCGCGCTGCACCGGGCGATGCTGGAGGCGGGCGGCTTCCAGGTGCACCTGGCGGCCAGCGGGGCGCGGGCGCTGGAGCGGCTGCAGGCGGACACCTACGACGTCGTCATCTGTGACCTGGACATGGAAGAGATGGACGGCATCGAGCTCATCGCGCGGCTTCGCGAGAACAAGGACACGCGCACGCTGCCCGTCATCCTGGTCTCCGCGCACGACACCCAGGTCGCGCGCGACCGGGGCCTGGCGTCCGGGGCGGACGGCTTCCTCAGCAAGCGCGAGTGCGCCGCGGGCCGGCTGCTCGCGGAGGTGTTGGACGTGATGAGCCGCCGTGGGAGCCGCGCTTGA
- a CDS encoding chemotaxis protein CheB produces the protein MSSKKSIRVLVVDDSPTMANTLTALLTEEPRIEVVGRAGDGNRAVQLARLLRPDVITMDLLLPGLDGPAAIAHIMSQAPARILVVSAVAEQRGVDLGFQAMSAGALELIGKPNVTNAEELRRWGRELAHSVCLMAEVPVISRRPRAVAPPPVPSGARVDVFGLVASTGGPPALAEVLSKLPRDLPVPMLVAQHITVGFTQGMVRWLSQVCELQVGVARDGERLEPGRVYFPLDGHDLLVDSIGLARLQRSTGGPCPNGDVLLSSLAMAYGRRSGGGVLTGMGEDGARGLLAIRQAGGVTLAQDEASSVVYGMPRAAVELKATDGGTPLALVADLILQSCQRPPFRPARGPEGGAR, from the coding sequence TTGAGCTCGAAGAAGTCCATTCGCGTGCTCGTGGTGGATGACTCGCCCACCATGGCCAACACCCTCACCGCGCTCCTCACGGAGGAGCCGCGCATCGAGGTCGTGGGCCGTGCGGGGGATGGCAACCGCGCCGTGCAGCTCGCGCGGCTCCTGCGCCCGGACGTCATCACCATGGACCTGCTGCTGCCCGGCCTGGACGGCCCGGCGGCCATCGCGCACATCATGTCCCAGGCGCCCGCGCGCATCCTGGTGGTGAGCGCGGTGGCGGAGCAGCGCGGCGTGGACCTGGGCTTCCAGGCGATGAGCGCCGGGGCGCTGGAGCTCATCGGCAAGCCCAACGTCACCAACGCGGAGGAGCTGCGCCGCTGGGGCCGGGAGCTGGCCCACTCCGTGTGCCTGATGGCGGAGGTGCCCGTCATCTCCCGCCGCCCGCGCGCGGTGGCGCCGCCGCCGGTGCCCAGCGGGGCGCGGGTGGACGTGTTCGGCCTGGTCGCCTCCACGGGCGGCCCGCCCGCGCTGGCGGAGGTGCTGTCCAAGCTGCCCCGCGACCTGCCGGTGCCCATGCTGGTGGCGCAGCACATCACCGTGGGCTTCACGCAGGGCATGGTGCGCTGGCTGTCCCAGGTGTGCGAGCTGCAGGTGGGCGTGGCGCGCGACGGCGAGCGGCTGGAGCCGGGCCGCGTGTACTTCCCGCTGGACGGGCATGACCTGCTGGTGGACAGCATCGGCCTGGCGCGCCTGCAGCGCAGCACCGGGGGGCCGTGCCCCAACGGGGACGTGCTCCTGAGCTCGCTGGCCATGGCGTACGGCCGCAGGAGCGGCGGCGGCGTCCTCACCGGCATGGGCGAGGACGGCGCGCGGGGCCTCCTGGCCATCCGCCAGGCCGGGGGCGTCACCCTGGCCCAGGACGAGGCGTCCAGCGTCGTCTACGGCATGCCGCGCGCCGCCGTGGAGCTGAAGGCCACCGACGGGGGCACGCCCCTGGCCCTGGTGGCGGACCTCATCCTGCAGAGCTGTCAGCGTCCGCCGTTCCGTCCTGCTCGCGGCCCTGAGGGGGGCGCCCGGTGA
- a CDS encoding methyl-accepting chemotaxis protein, giving the protein MKPSAALPVSLLRGLGLAQKFVLVTAVISASVALILTLIATRQLASNLEERHASEGESVALSLAIAAEQGVSAGMGSLQPLLETFREREDLAYIFIQDPTGFVLVHSFQGPFPEPLKAALDAQPAVGTGRTRVVPEVRLSRGGKTLRALDVAAAVAEKGRLGTVHVGMAREFIDAKVDALRWRMLGFALLLVVGGVVLAALFGRSIVRPLAELTSVAGHIVASGDLTRPIKTRGNDEVGRLSNSFSQMVGKLREVTLNLQHAATALTQSTDHLNASSTEQAQTISRQAAALQETQVTAQEIKQTSTLAAQKAESVLSVAERADTLAKAGEASIEQTMAGLNDIRAQVGEIADKILELGERTRQIGGITQTVKDLADQSNMLALNAAIEAVRSGEHGKGFSVVAREIRALADQSIQATTRVRELLDDIANSVTAAVRITERGAERMEAGLAQVRNSGQNLRELSSIVQDNAAAVRQIAAAVNQQNVGINQITLAVNDLSKMMDDTVARIGSTGEAATTLQIISEQLSSAVGAYKVEITLK; this is encoded by the coding sequence TTGAAGCCCTCCGCCGCGCTCCCTGTTTCCCTCCTGCGTGGGCTTGGACTCGCGCAGAAGTTCGTGCTCGTCACGGCGGTCATCAGCGCCTCCGTGGCCCTCATCCTCACGCTCATCGCCACGCGCCAACTGGCGTCCAACCTGGAGGAGCGCCACGCCAGCGAGGGCGAGTCCGTGGCGCTGAGCCTGGCCATCGCGGCGGAGCAGGGCGTGTCCGCGGGCATGGGGTCGCTCCAGCCGCTGCTGGAGACGTTCCGTGAGCGCGAGGACCTGGCCTACATCTTCATCCAGGACCCGACGGGCTTCGTGCTGGTGCACTCCTTCCAGGGCCCGTTCCCGGAGCCCCTGAAGGCCGCGCTCGACGCGCAGCCCGCCGTGGGCACGGGCCGCACCCGCGTGGTGCCGGAGGTCCGGCTGTCGCGCGGCGGCAAGACGCTGCGCGCGCTGGATGTCGCGGCGGCCGTGGCGGAGAAGGGGCGGCTGGGCACCGTGCACGTGGGCATGGCGCGCGAGTTCATCGACGCGAAGGTGGACGCGCTGCGCTGGCGGATGCTGGGGTTCGCGCTGCTGCTGGTGGTGGGCGGCGTGGTGCTGGCGGCGCTGTTCGGCCGGAGCATCGTGCGGCCCCTGGCGGAGCTCACGTCCGTGGCGGGCCACATCGTGGCGTCCGGCGACCTCACCCGCCCCATCAAGACGCGCGGCAACGACGAGGTGGGGCGGCTGTCCAACTCCTTCTCGCAGATGGTGGGCAAGCTGCGCGAGGTGACGCTCAACCTGCAGCACGCCGCCACCGCGCTCACCCAGTCCACGGACCACCTCAACGCGTCCTCCACCGAGCAGGCGCAGACCATCTCCCGCCAGGCCGCCGCGCTGCAGGAGACGCAGGTGACGGCGCAGGAGATCAAGCAGACCTCCACGCTGGCCGCGCAGAAGGCGGAGAGCGTGCTCAGCGTCGCCGAGCGCGCGGACACCCTGGCCAAGGCGGGCGAGGCCTCCATCGAGCAGACGATGGCGGGCCTCAACGACATCCGCGCGCAGGTGGGGGAGATCGCGGACAAGATCCTGGAGCTGGGCGAGCGCACGCGTCAGATTGGCGGCATCACCCAGACGGTGAAGGACCTGGCGGACCAGTCCAACATGCTCGCGCTCAACGCGGCCATCGAAGCGGTGCGCTCCGGTGAGCACGGCAAGGGCTTCAGCGTGGTGGCGCGCGAAATCCGGGCGCTGGCGGACCAGTCCATCCAGGCCACGACGCGGGTGCGGGAGCTCTTGGACGACATCGCCAACTCCGTCACCGCCGCGGTGCGCATCACCGAGCGCGGCGCGGAGCGGATGGAGGCGGGCCTGGCTCAGGTGCGCAACAGCGGGCAGAACCTGCGCGAGCTGTCCTCCATCGTCCAGGACAACGCCGCCGCCGTGCGGCAGATCGCCGCCGCGGTGAACCAGCAGAACGTGGGCATCAATCAGATCACCCTGGCGGTGAATGACCTGTCCAAGATGATGGACGACACCGTGGCCCGCATCGGCTCCACCGGCGAGGCGGCCACCACGCTCCAAATCATCTCCGAGCAGCTCTCCAGCGCCGTGGGCGCCTACAAGGTCGAGATCACGCTGAAGTAG
- a CDS encoding ATP-dependent Clp protease adaptor ClpS, producing MAQKHQHDDGQVVTEAVPKQKLKRPTLYKVLLHNDNYTTREFVVAVLKEIFHKSETDAVQIMMHVHYNGIGVAGVYTYDVAETKLKTVEAAARDNGFPLRLSMEPEEG from the coding sequence ATGGCTCAGAAGCACCAACACGATGACGGCCAGGTCGTCACGGAGGCCGTCCCCAAGCAGAAGCTGAAGAGGCCGACGCTCTACAAGGTCCTCCTGCACAACGACAACTACACCACGCGTGAGTTCGTCGTGGCCGTGCTCAAGGAGATCTTCCACAAGTCGGAGACGGATGCCGTGCAGATCATGATGCACGTTCATTACAACGGCATCGGTGTGGCGGGCGTTTATACCTACGACGTCGCCGAGACGAAGCTCAAGACAGTGGAGGCCGCGGCGAGGGACAACGGGTTCCCCCTGCGGCTGTCCATGGAACCCGAGGAAGGCTGA
- the clpA gene encoding ATP-dependent Clp protease ATP-binding subunit ClpA, protein MAGPSIAKELQASFRTALDEARKMRHEYLTLEHLLLALTRESRTREVLKGCGANVKRLQENLTSFLEETVERLPDDVDAEPQQTIGVERVLHRAAMHALSAEQKYIDGGDVLVAMFREEESHALYLLQQEGVTRLDLLNFISHGVAKDGESEGESRPTPAGDDEDGESQKKSPLEAYAVQLNVEAKAGRIDPLIGRDKELERTIQVLCRRRKNNPLYVGEAGVGKTAIAEGLALHITEGRVPEALKNAVVYSLDMGALLAGTKFRGQFEERLKGVLKALQELPDAILFIDEIHTIVGAGATSGGSMDASNLLKPALASGRLRCIGSTTFQEFKASFERDRALSRRFQKIEVDEPSVEDTVKVLEGLRSRYEEHHHVKYGEGALQAAAELAAKHINDRFLPDKAIDVIDEAGAAERLKPEGVRTGVVSAHDVEQVVSKMAKIPAKSVSASEGVQIQNLDKELKGVIYGQDKAIEEMVGAIKLSRSGLRAPEKPIGSFLFSGPTGVGKTELAKQLAHSLGVEFLRFDMSEYSEKHTVSRLIGAPPGYVGFDQGGLLTDAVRKHPYAVLVLDEIEKAHPDLFNILLQVMDHATLTDNNGRKADFRNIILILTTNAGAQEMSTKAMGFGDTSVVVDGSRAKKAIERTFTPEFRNRLDGWILFSGLPPEVILKVVDKEVRLLQKVLDEKKVKLELTPAARAWLAEHGYDPAFGARPMARLVDNTLKKPLAEALLFGSLKSGGVARFDVVDDAVKLQAESTEAVPA, encoded by the coding sequence GTGGCAGGACCATCGATTGCCAAAGAATTGCAGGCCAGCTTCCGCACCGCGCTCGACGAGGCGCGGAAGATGCGTCACGAGTACCTGACCCTGGAGCACCTGCTCCTGGCCCTCACCCGTGAGTCGCGCACCCGCGAGGTGCTCAAGGGCTGCGGCGCGAACGTCAAGCGCCTGCAGGAGAACCTGACCTCCTTCCTGGAGGAGACGGTCGAGCGGCTGCCTGACGACGTGGACGCCGAGCCCCAGCAGACCATCGGCGTGGAGCGCGTGCTCCACCGCGCCGCCATGCACGCGCTGTCCGCGGAGCAGAAGTACATCGACGGCGGGGACGTGCTGGTCGCCATGTTCCGCGAGGAGGAGAGCCACGCGCTCTACCTGTTGCAGCAGGAGGGCGTCACCCGCCTGGACCTGCTCAACTTCATCTCCCACGGCGTAGCCAAGGACGGCGAGTCGGAGGGCGAGTCGCGCCCCACGCCCGCCGGGGACGACGAGGACGGCGAGTCCCAGAAGAAGAGCCCGCTGGAAGCGTACGCCGTGCAGCTCAACGTGGAGGCGAAGGCGGGCCGCATCGACCCGCTCATCGGCCGCGACAAGGAGCTGGAGCGCACCATCCAGGTGCTCTGCCGCCGCCGCAAGAACAACCCGCTCTACGTGGGTGAGGCCGGCGTGGGCAAGACGGCCATCGCGGAAGGGCTCGCGCTCCACATCACCGAGGGCCGCGTGCCCGAGGCGCTGAAGAACGCGGTCGTCTACTCGCTGGACATGGGCGCGCTGCTCGCGGGCACCAAGTTCCGCGGCCAGTTCGAGGAGCGCCTCAAGGGCGTGCTCAAGGCGCTCCAGGAGCTGCCGGACGCCATCCTCTTCATCGATGAAATCCACACCATCGTCGGTGCCGGGGCCACGAGCGGCGGGTCCATGGACGCGTCCAACCTGCTCAAGCCCGCGCTGGCTTCCGGGCGGCTGCGCTGCATCGGCTCCACGACGTTCCAGGAGTTCAAGGCGTCCTTCGAGCGCGACCGCGCGCTGTCCCGCCGCTTCCAGAAGATTGAAGTGGACGAGCCCAGCGTGGAGGACACCGTCAAGGTGCTGGAGGGCCTGCGCAGCCGCTACGAGGAGCACCACCACGTGAAGTACGGCGAGGGTGCGCTCCAGGCGGCGGCGGAGCTGGCGGCCAAGCACATCAACGACCGGTTCCTGCCGGACAAGGCCATCGACGTCATCGACGAGGCCGGCGCCGCGGAGCGGCTCAAGCCGGAGGGCGTGCGCACGGGCGTCGTCTCCGCGCACGACGTGGAGCAGGTCGTCTCCAAGATGGCGAAGATTCCGGCCAAGAGCGTGTCCGCGAGCGAGGGCGTCCAGATTCAGAACCTGGACAAGGAGCTCAAGGGCGTCATCTACGGGCAGGACAAGGCCATTGAAGAGATGGTGGGCGCCATCAAGCTGTCGCGCTCCGGCCTGCGCGCGCCGGAGAAGCCCATTGGCAGCTTCCTCTTCTCCGGCCCCACGGGCGTGGGCAAGACGGAGCTGGCGAAGCAGCTGGCGCACAGCCTGGGCGTGGAGTTCCTGCGCTTCGACATGAGCGAGTACTCGGAGAAGCACACGGTGAGCCGGCTCATCGGCGCGCCTCCGGGCTACGTGGGCTTCGACCAGGGCGGCCTGCTGACGGACGCCGTGCGCAAGCACCCGTACGCGGTGCTGGTGCTGGATGAGATCGAGAAGGCCCACCCGGACCTCTTCAACATCCTGCTCCAGGTGATGGACCACGCGACGCTCACGGACAACAACGGCCGCAAGGCGGACTTCCGCAACATCATCCTCATCCTGACCACCAACGCGGGTGCGCAGGAGATGAGCACCAAGGCCATGGGCTTCGGGGATACCAGCGTGGTGGTGGACGGCTCGCGGGCGAAGAAGGCCATCGAGCGCACCTTCACGCCGGAGTTCCGCAACCGGCTGGACGGGTGGATTCTGTTCTCCGGCCTGCCCCCCGAGGTCATCCTCAAGGTCGTGGACAAGGAAGTGCGCCTGCTCCAGAAGGTGCTCGACGAGAAGAAGGTCAAGCTGGAGCTCACGCCCGCCGCCCGCGCGTGGCTGGCCGAGCACGGCTACGACCCGGCCTTCGGCGCGCGCCCCATGGCCCGGCTCGTGGACAACACGCTCAAGAAGCCGCTCGCGGAGGCGCTGCTGTTCGGCTCCCTCAAGAGCGGAGGCGTGGCCCGCTTCGACGTCGTGGACGACGCGGTGAAGCTCCAGGCCGAGTCCACCGAGGCCGTGCCGGCGTAA